The following coding sequences are from one Dermacentor andersoni chromosome 5, qqDerAnde1_hic_scaffold, whole genome shotgun sequence window:
- the LOC140218383 gene encoding uncharacterized protein has translation MSLETGEPPKQYGVNFQPPAPFDFANPPTWATWFSRYEDYAAVSGLTHASQDMQVRSLLYCMGPEVCPLLETFSLDAQSLAPYEVVATRFTEHFVHPANELYESSRFHRRVQLPDESVDTYYAELRRMVKRCNYPSAAVEERLVRDRFVVGLRDSRLSDQLCRNAKLTLQDAGTQARQSEDADRRRRTEHSHELNLDAANANKFPSRHRSGAKPRSPQPQAERSCEPSRCEFCGRAPHRRSDCPARRSTCTFCRKKGHLAEYAQVGCPLDVLSLQGELQIRSPGR, from the exons ATGTCACTCGAGACCGGCGAGCCGCCGAAACAGTACGGCGTCAACTTCCAGCCGCCGGCACCGTTCGACTTCGCGAACCCGCCAACGTGGGCGACATGGTTCAGCCGCTACGAAGACTACGCAGCGGTTTCAGGCCTGACGCACGCGTCGCAAGACATGCAGGTACGCTCGCTACTGTACTGCATGGGCCCGGAGGTCTGCCCGCTTCTCGAGACTTTCTCGCTCGACGCCCAGTCGCTCGCTCCATACGAAGTCGTTGCCACCCGCTTCACTGAGCACTTCGTGCACCCCGCAAACGAGCTTTACGAATCGTCACGGTTCCACAGACGCGTTCAGCTGCCCGACGAAAGCGTCGACACGTACTACGCAGAACTGCGCAGGATGGTTAAGCGCTGTAACTATCCGTCTGCTGCTGTCGAGGAAAGGCTCGTACGCGACCGGTTCGTCGTCGGCCTCCGCGACTCGCGTCTGTCGGACCAGCTGTGCCGGAACGCGAAGTTGACGCTACAGGACGCCGGGACGCAAGCCCGTCAATCCGAAGACGCCGACAGACGCCGACGCACAGAGCACTCCCACGAGCTCAACCTCGACGCCGCAAACGCTAACAAGTTCCCCTCTCGTCATCGCTCCGGCGCTAAGCCTCGTTCGCCGCAGCCGCAAGCAGAACGCTCATGCGAGCCGTCCAGATGTGAATTCTGCGGCCGCGCGCCTCATCGACGTTCAGACTGCCCGGCCCGTCGCTCCACCTGCACCTTCTGCAGAAAGAAAGGCCACCTTGCCGAA TACGCGCAGGTGGGATGCCCTCTTGATGTGCTCTCCCTCCAAGGTGAGTTGCAGATCCGGAGCCCTGGTCGCTAG